In Mustela erminea isolate mMusErm1 chromosome 8, mMusErm1.Pri, whole genome shotgun sequence, a genomic segment contains:
- the ZNF142 gene encoding zinc finger protein 142 isoform X1: protein MTDPVLDSQPTNNTGEMDGLCPELLLIPPSLSNRGILEPVQSPCPAGNPTPLPGDPGCLLVEATATEEDTGNMEIIVEAVAGNLSPGAPGETPGVLVKVVEVYFCERCEQSFAEPTLLALHQCAEPLIQPLPGLSGPPCSVELTPSNLPLSGPVQGQGLPDSPLPCPVCRQEFAQPQALKSHFKSHRGPPTTFPCPESGCAFSAEDRKALQLHLRQAHAAVPVPCSFRGCPLLFGSRQAMELHRQAHYPFHCNHCSFMGSNVKLFRQHQRSHGPGPQGEMSARQGPPAQELLPAPKLSPRGGEPSERAEAPLPREQSADEGDAEEEESGALKDTQKGLEKGQGAQQLEGDVPPGTESLFKTHMCPECKRCFKKRTHLVEHLHLHFPDPSLQCPNCQKFFTSKSKLKTHLLRELGQKAHRCPLCHYSAVERNALNRHMASMHEDISNFYSDTYACPVCREEFRLSQALKEHLKSHTAAAATGPLPLRCFQEGCGYMAPDRKAFVKHLKESHGARAVECRHHSCPLLFASAEAMEAHRKSHYAFHCPHCDFACSNKHAFRKHKKQGHAGSEELRCTFCPFATFNPVAYQDHVGKMHAHEKIHQCPECAFATAHKRVLIRHMLLHTGEKPHKCELCDFTCRDVSYLSKHMLTHSNTKDYMCTECGYVTKWKHYLSVHMRKHAGDLRYQCNQCSYRCHRADQLSSHKLRHQGKSLMCEVCAFACKRKYELQKHMASQHHPGPPAPLYPCRYCSYQSRHKQALLSHENCKHTRLREFRCPLCDYRTFSNTTLFFHKRKVHGYVPGDQVWQLRYAGQEPDGAGLGPMPPLDSEPPSQPPASPEGPDRDAALAVEPHSDPAPPETSEEESTGRQDGSGVPQGDDLAGSPSLAEVDEGGCTLHLEALGVELEPVAEPPLEEITETTPVAFRPLDPAGPLRLEGSDGTLTELSAFEAAGTSDLGAEEEPVPEKPVPEAPQNLPSSEEPPDSWAGALKATLPAESTPLPQFPESESLLKALRRQDKEQAEALVLEGRVQMVVIQGEGRAFRCPHCPFITRREKALSVHCRTGCQGRRGPLLCPECGASFKQQRGLSTHLLKKCPALLRKNKSLPGLGSPLPPGTQVSEDTEGAKSPPAPLEGEPALPKEAAAALPGEPEEVEEPPGPRSMSGDALPAETPEKFHFEQGKFHCHSCPFLCSRLSSITSHVAEGCRGGRGGGGKRGASLLSRGDSVSPSSGSAEGSPRTGDTALAPKQKGARFSCPTCPFSCRQERALRTHQSRGCPLGESGELHCSLCSFTTAAAATLRLHQKRRHPTTAPPARGPRPPLQCGDCGFTCKQSRCLQQHRRLKHEGVKPHQCPFCDFSTTRRYRLEAHQSRHTGVGRIPCSSCPQTFGTNSKLRLHRLRVHDKTPTHFCPLCDYSGYLRHDITRHVNSCHQGTPAFACPQCEAQFSSETALKQHALRRHPEPPPTTPGSPATEGPLRCSRCGLLCASPASLRGHTRKQHPRLECGACQEAFPSRPALDEHRRQQHFSHRCQLCDFAARERAGLVRHYLEQHEEEEEEAVVAGAETPEGGAGAGQPPLRCPFCDFACRHQLVLDHHVKGHGGTRLYKCTDCAYSTKNRQKITWHSRIHTGEKPYRCHLCPYACADPSRLKYHMRIHREERKYLCPDCGYKCKWVNQLKYHMTKHTGLKPYQCPECEYCTNRADALRVHQETRHREARAFMCEQCGKAFKTRFLLRTHLRKHSEAKPYVCNVCHRAFRWAAGLRHHALTHTDRHPFFCRLCSYKAKQKFQVVKHVRRHHPDQADPNQGVGKDPTTPTVHLHDVQLEDPSPPAPAAPPTGPEG, encoded by the exons ATGACAGACCCCGTGTTGGACTCACAGCCAACCAACAACACTGGGGAGATGGATGGACTATGCCCGGAGCTATTGCTgatccccccatctctctctaacCGTGGAATCCTGGAGCCCGTCCAGAGTCCCTGCCCTGCTGGGAACCCCACACCTTTGCCTGGTGACCCAGGCTGCCTGCTGGTAGAGGCCACAGCAACTGAAGAGGACACAGGGAACATGGAGATCATCGTGGAAGCAGTGGCTGGAAACCTGtccccaggtgctcctggagagACCCCAG GTGTCCTGGTAAAGGTGGTGGAGGTGTACTTCTGTGAGCGCTGTGAGCAGAGCTTTGCAGAGCCCACTCTGCTGGCCCTGCACCAGTGTGCTGAGCCCCTCATACAACCTCTGCCGGGCCTCTCTGGCCCCCCATGCTCCGTAGAGCTCACCCCCAGCaacctccctctctctggccctgTGCAGGGGCAGGGCCTGCCAGATAGCCCCCTGCCGTGCCCCGTGTGTAGACAGGAGTttgcccagccccaggccctgaAGAGCCACTTCAAGAGTCACCGGGGCCCTCCCACCACCTTCCCCTGCCCGGAGTCCGGCTGTGCGTTCTCTGCGGAAGATCGCAAGGCCCTGCAGCTCCACCTGAGGCAGGCCCATGCCGCGGTCCCCGTGCCTTGCTCTTTCCGGGGCTGCCCCCTGCTCTTCGGGAGCCGGCAGGCCATGGAGCTGCACCGACAGGCCCATTACCCTTTCCACTGCAACCATTGCAGCTTTATGGGTTCCAACGTCAAACTCTTCCGGCAGCATCAGCGGAGCCACGGGCCTGGGCCGCAGGGAGAAATGTCTGCCCGGCAGGGTCCTCCGGCCCAGGAGCTGCTGCCAG CTCCCAAACTGTCCCCTAGAGGGGGAGAGCCATCAGAACGAGCAGAGGCGCCCTTGCCCAGGGAGCAGTCAGCGGATGAAGGGGACGCGGAGGAAGAAGAGAGTGGCGCTCTGAAGGACACCCAGAAAGGCCTGGAGAAAGGCCAGGGAGCTCAGCAGTTAGAAG ggGACGTGCCTCCTGGCACTGAGTCCCTCTTCAAGACCCACATGTGTCCGGAGTGCAAGCGCTGCTTCAAGAAGCGAACGCACCTGGTGGAGCACCTGCACCTGCACTTCCCCGACCCCAGCCTGCAGTGCCCCAACTGCCAGAAGTTCTTCACCAGCAAGAGCAAGCTGAAGACGCACCTGCTGCGGGAGCTAGGCCAGAAGGCCCACCGCTGCCCGCTGTGCCACTACAGCGCCGTGGAGAGGAATGCGCTGAACCGCCACATGGCCAGCATGCACGAGGACATTTCCAACTTCTACTCGGACACCTACGCCTGCCCTGTGTGCCGGGAGGAGTTCCGCCTCAGTCAGGCCCTGAAGGAGCACCTCAAGAGCCACACGGCGGCAGCCGCCACAGGGCCGCTGCCCCTGCGCTGCTTTCAGGAGGGCTGCGGCTACATGGCCCCCGACCGCAAGGCCTTCGTCAAGCACCTGAAGGAGAGCCACGGCGCGCGGGCTGTCGAGTGCCGCCATCACTCGTGCCCCCTGCTCTTCGCCAGCGCCGAGGCCATGGAGGCACATCGCAAGAGCCACTATGCCTTCCACTGCCCGCACTGTGACTTCGCCTGCTCCAACAAGCACGCGTTCCGCAAACACAAGAAGCAGGGCCACGCGGGCAGTGAGGAGCTGCGCTGCACCTTCTGCCCCTTCGCCACCTTCAACCCCGTGGCCTACCAGGACCACGTGGGCAAGATGCACGCCCATGAGAAGATCCACCAGTGCCCCGAGTGCGCCTTCGCCACTGCCCACAAGAGGGTGCTCATTCGCCACATGCTGCTGCACACAG GTGAGAAACCTCATAAGTGTGAACTCTGTGATTTCACGTGCCGAGACGTGAGCTACCTGTCCAAGCACATGCTGACCCACTCCAACACCAAGGATTACATGTGCACTGAGTGTGGCTACGTCACCAAGTGGAAGCATTACCTCAGTGTGCACATGCGGAAACACGCGGGGGACCTCAG ATACCAGTGCAACCAGTGCTCTTACCGCTGCCACCGGGCCGATCAGCTGAGCAGCCACAAGCTGCGCCACCAGGGCAAGTCCCTGATGTGTGAGGTGTGTGCCTTTGCGTGCAAGCGGAAGTACGAGCTGCAGAAGCACATGGCCTCCCAGCACCACCCAGGCCCGCCGGCCCCACTCTACCCCTGCCGCTACTGCAGCTACCAGAGCCGCCACAAGCAGGCGCTGCTGAGCCATGAGAATTGCAAGCACACCCGTCTGCGCGAGTTCCGCTGCCCACTCTGTGACTACCGTACCTTCAGCAACACCACCCTCTTCTTCCACAAGCGCAAGGTCCACGGCTACGTGCCTGGCGACCAGGTATGGCAGCTCCGCTATGCTGGCCAGGAACCCgacggggctgggctgggcccaaTGCCCCCACTGGACTCCGAGCCCCCCAGCCAGCCGCCTGCCTCACCTGAGGGGCCAGACCGGGACGCTGCGCTGGCAGTGGAGCCCCACTCAGACCCGGCCCCGCCAGAGACCAGCGAGGAGGAGAGCACCGGGAGACAGGATGGCAGCGGGGTTCCACAGGGGGACGACCTGGCTGGCAGCCCCAGTCTGGCGGAGGTCGATGAGGGAGGGTGCACGCTGCACCTAGAGGCCTTGGGTGTAGAGCTGGAGCCCGTGGCTGAGCCACCCCTGGAGGAGATCACCGAAACTACCCCGGTGGCCTTTAGGCCCCTGGATCCTGCAGGGCCCCTGAGACTCGAAGGGTCAGATGGAACTTTGACTGAGCTATCTGCCTTTGAAGCTGCTGGGACTTCGGATTTGGGTGCTGAAGAAGAGCCTGTTCCGGAAAAGCCAGTCCCAGAGGCCCCCCAAAACCTCCCTTCCTCAGAGGAGCCCCCTGACAGCTGGGCGGGAGCCTTGAAGGCCACTCTGCCCGCTGAGAGCACTCCACTCCCCCAGTTCCCTGAGTCGGAGTCCCTGCTCAAGGCCCTGCGGAGGCAGGACAAAGAGCAGGCCGAGGCTCTGGTCCTGGAGGGGCGGGTTCAGATGGTAGTCATCCAGGGAGAGGGGCGCGCCTTCCGCTGCCCACACTGCCCGTTCATTACCCGCCGGGAGAAGGCTCTGAGTGTGCACTGCAGGACCGGGTGCCAGGGCCGCCGAGGGCCCCTGCTGTGCCCCGAGTGTGGAGCCAGCTTCAAGCAACAGCGTGGCCTCAGCACCCACCTGCTGAAGAAGTGTCCCGCTCTGCTCAGGAAGAACAAGTCTTTGCCTGGactgggctccccactgcccccaggtACCCAGGTCTCCGAGGACACAGAAGGTGCGAAGTCCCCCCCTGCCCCGCTAGAAGGAGAGCCAGCGCTCCCCAAAGAGGCTGCTGCTGCACTTCCCGGGGAGCCAGAAGAAGTAGAGGAGCCCCCTGGCCCGCGCTCCATGTCCGGGGACGCCTTACCCGCAGAGACCCCTGAGAAGTTCCACTTCGAGCAGGGCAAGTTTCACTGCCACTCATGCCCCTTCCTGTGCTCCCGGCTCTCCTCCATCACCTCTCATGTGGCTGAAGGCTGCCGGGGGGGCCGCGGCGGGGGAGGAAAGCGAGGGGCCTCTCTTCTGAGCCGTGGGGACTCCGTCTCCCCCAGCAGTGGGAGTGCAGAGGGCAGCCCCAGGACTGGGGACACGGCACTGGCTCCAAAGCAGAAGGGGGCCCGCTTCTCCTGCCCGACGTGCCCCTTCAGCTGCCGCCAGGAGCGGGCCCTGAGGACGCACCAGAGCCGGGGCTGCCCCCTCGGAGAGTCTGGAGAGCTGCACTGCAGCCTCTGCTCCTTTACCACCGCCGCTGCTGCCACACTCAGGCTCCACCAGAAGCGGAGGCaccccaccaccgcccccccgGCCCGCGGGCCCCGGCCCCCACTCCAGTGCGGGGACTGTGGCTTCACCTGCAAGCAGAGCCGCTGCCTACAGCAGCACCGGCGGCTCAAGCACGAGGGAGTGAAGCCCCACCAGTGCCCCTTCTGTGACTTCTCCACCACTAGGCGGTACCGGCTGGAGGCCCACCAGTCCCGCCACACGGGGGTTGGCCGCATCCCCTGCAGCTCCTGCCCACAGACATTCGGTACCAACTCGAAACTGCGCCTGCACCGGCTGCGGGTCCACGATAAGACGCCCACCCACTTCTGCCCGCTGTGCGACTATAGCGGCTACCTGCGACATGACATCACGCGACACGTCAATAGCTGCCACCAGGGCACCCCCGCCTTTGCCTGCCCCCAGTGCGAGGCGCAGTTCAGCTCAGAGACAGCGCTAAAGCAGCATGCACTGCGCCGGCACCCTgagccaccccccaccactcCAGGCTCCCCTGCCACCGAGGGCCCCCTGCGCTGCTCCCGCTGTGGGCTGCTTTGCGCCAGCCCGGCCAGCCTGCGGGGCCACACCCGCAAGCAGCACCCACGACTGGAGTGTGGGGCCTGCCAGGAGGCCTTCCCCAGCCGGCCAGCCCTGGACGAGCACCGGCGGCAGCAGCACTTCAGCCACCGCTGCCAGCTCTGTGACTTCGCAGCCCGGGAGCGCGCTGGCCTGGTTAGGCACTACCTGGAGCagcatgaggaggaggaggaggaggcggtggTGGCAGGTGCAGAGACCCCGGAGGGCGGCGCAGGGGCCGGCCAGCCCCCCCTGCGCTGCCCCTTCTGTGACTTCGCGTGCCGCCACCAGCTGGTGCTGGACCACCACGTGAAGGGGCACGGCGGCACCCGGCTGTACAAGTGCACCGACTGTGCTTACAGCACCAAGAACCGCCAGAAGATCACCTGGCACAGCCGCatccacactggagagaagccctaCCGCTGCCACCTCTGTCCCTATGCCTGTGCCGACCCCTCCCGCCTCAAG tACCACATGCGGATCCATAGGGAGGAACGGAAGTATCTGTGCCCCGACTGTGGCTACAAGTGCAAGTGGGTCAACCAGCTCAAGTACCACATGACCAAGCACACAG GCTTGAAGCCATACCAGTGCCCCGAGTGCGAGTATTGCACCAACCGGGCCGACGCACTGCGCGTGCACCAGGAGACTCGGCATCGGGAGGCACGGGCCTTCATGTGCGAGCAGTGCGGCAAGGCCTTCAAGACGCGCTTCCTGCTGCGCACCCACCTCCGCAAGCACAGTGAAGCCAAGCCCTACGTGTGCAACGTGTGCCACCGTGCTTTCCGCTGGGCCGCCGGCCTGCGCCATCACGCCCTCACCCACACCGACCGGCACCCCTTCTTCTGCCGCCTCTGCAGCTACAAGGCCAAGCAGAAGTTCCAGGTGGTGAAGCACGTGCGCCGGCACCACCCAGACCAGGCCGACCCGAACCAAGGAGTGGGGAAAGACCCCACCACCCCCACGGTGCACCTGCATGATGTACAGCTGGAGGaccccagccctcctgctcctgctgctcccccaacaGGACCCGAGGGCTGa
- the ZNF142 gene encoding zinc finger protein 142 isoform X2, with protein MSARQGPPAQELLPAPKLSPRGGEPSERAEAPLPREQSADEGDAEEEESGALKDTQKGLEKGQGAQQLEGDVPPGTESLFKTHMCPECKRCFKKRTHLVEHLHLHFPDPSLQCPNCQKFFTSKSKLKTHLLRELGQKAHRCPLCHYSAVERNALNRHMASMHEDISNFYSDTYACPVCREEFRLSQALKEHLKSHTAAAATGPLPLRCFQEGCGYMAPDRKAFVKHLKESHGARAVECRHHSCPLLFASAEAMEAHRKSHYAFHCPHCDFACSNKHAFRKHKKQGHAGSEELRCTFCPFATFNPVAYQDHVGKMHAHEKIHQCPECAFATAHKRVLIRHMLLHTGEKPHKCELCDFTCRDVSYLSKHMLTHSNTKDYMCTECGYVTKWKHYLSVHMRKHAGDLRYQCNQCSYRCHRADQLSSHKLRHQGKSLMCEVCAFACKRKYELQKHMASQHHPGPPAPLYPCRYCSYQSRHKQALLSHENCKHTRLREFRCPLCDYRTFSNTTLFFHKRKVHGYVPGDQVWQLRYAGQEPDGAGLGPMPPLDSEPPSQPPASPEGPDRDAALAVEPHSDPAPPETSEEESTGRQDGSGVPQGDDLAGSPSLAEVDEGGCTLHLEALGVELEPVAEPPLEEITETTPVAFRPLDPAGPLRLEGSDGTLTELSAFEAAGTSDLGAEEEPVPEKPVPEAPQNLPSSEEPPDSWAGALKATLPAESTPLPQFPESESLLKALRRQDKEQAEALVLEGRVQMVVIQGEGRAFRCPHCPFITRREKALSVHCRTGCQGRRGPLLCPECGASFKQQRGLSTHLLKKCPALLRKNKSLPGLGSPLPPGTQVSEDTEGAKSPPAPLEGEPALPKEAAAALPGEPEEVEEPPGPRSMSGDALPAETPEKFHFEQGKFHCHSCPFLCSRLSSITSHVAEGCRGGRGGGGKRGASLLSRGDSVSPSSGSAEGSPRTGDTALAPKQKGARFSCPTCPFSCRQERALRTHQSRGCPLGESGELHCSLCSFTTAAAATLRLHQKRRHPTTAPPARGPRPPLQCGDCGFTCKQSRCLQQHRRLKHEGVKPHQCPFCDFSTTRRYRLEAHQSRHTGVGRIPCSSCPQTFGTNSKLRLHRLRVHDKTPTHFCPLCDYSGYLRHDITRHVNSCHQGTPAFACPQCEAQFSSETALKQHALRRHPEPPPTTPGSPATEGPLRCSRCGLLCASPASLRGHTRKQHPRLECGACQEAFPSRPALDEHRRQQHFSHRCQLCDFAARERAGLVRHYLEQHEEEEEEAVVAGAETPEGGAGAGQPPLRCPFCDFACRHQLVLDHHVKGHGGTRLYKCTDCAYSTKNRQKITWHSRIHTGEKPYRCHLCPYACADPSRLKYHMRIHREERKYLCPDCGYKCKWVNQLKYHMTKHTGLKPYQCPECEYCTNRADALRVHQETRHREARAFMCEQCGKAFKTRFLLRTHLRKHSEAKPYVCNVCHRAFRWAAGLRHHALTHTDRHPFFCRLCSYKAKQKFQVVKHVRRHHPDQADPNQGVGKDPTTPTVHLHDVQLEDPSPPAPAAPPTGPEG; from the exons ATGTCTGCCCGGCAGGGTCCTCCGGCCCAGGAGCTGCTGCCAG CTCCCAAACTGTCCCCTAGAGGGGGAGAGCCATCAGAACGAGCAGAGGCGCCCTTGCCCAGGGAGCAGTCAGCGGATGAAGGGGACGCGGAGGAAGAAGAGAGTGGCGCTCTGAAGGACACCCAGAAAGGCCTGGAGAAAGGCCAGGGAGCTCAGCAGTTAGAAG ggGACGTGCCTCCTGGCACTGAGTCCCTCTTCAAGACCCACATGTGTCCGGAGTGCAAGCGCTGCTTCAAGAAGCGAACGCACCTGGTGGAGCACCTGCACCTGCACTTCCCCGACCCCAGCCTGCAGTGCCCCAACTGCCAGAAGTTCTTCACCAGCAAGAGCAAGCTGAAGACGCACCTGCTGCGGGAGCTAGGCCAGAAGGCCCACCGCTGCCCGCTGTGCCACTACAGCGCCGTGGAGAGGAATGCGCTGAACCGCCACATGGCCAGCATGCACGAGGACATTTCCAACTTCTACTCGGACACCTACGCCTGCCCTGTGTGCCGGGAGGAGTTCCGCCTCAGTCAGGCCCTGAAGGAGCACCTCAAGAGCCACACGGCGGCAGCCGCCACAGGGCCGCTGCCCCTGCGCTGCTTTCAGGAGGGCTGCGGCTACATGGCCCCCGACCGCAAGGCCTTCGTCAAGCACCTGAAGGAGAGCCACGGCGCGCGGGCTGTCGAGTGCCGCCATCACTCGTGCCCCCTGCTCTTCGCCAGCGCCGAGGCCATGGAGGCACATCGCAAGAGCCACTATGCCTTCCACTGCCCGCACTGTGACTTCGCCTGCTCCAACAAGCACGCGTTCCGCAAACACAAGAAGCAGGGCCACGCGGGCAGTGAGGAGCTGCGCTGCACCTTCTGCCCCTTCGCCACCTTCAACCCCGTGGCCTACCAGGACCACGTGGGCAAGATGCACGCCCATGAGAAGATCCACCAGTGCCCCGAGTGCGCCTTCGCCACTGCCCACAAGAGGGTGCTCATTCGCCACATGCTGCTGCACACAG GTGAGAAACCTCATAAGTGTGAACTCTGTGATTTCACGTGCCGAGACGTGAGCTACCTGTCCAAGCACATGCTGACCCACTCCAACACCAAGGATTACATGTGCACTGAGTGTGGCTACGTCACCAAGTGGAAGCATTACCTCAGTGTGCACATGCGGAAACACGCGGGGGACCTCAG ATACCAGTGCAACCAGTGCTCTTACCGCTGCCACCGGGCCGATCAGCTGAGCAGCCACAAGCTGCGCCACCAGGGCAAGTCCCTGATGTGTGAGGTGTGTGCCTTTGCGTGCAAGCGGAAGTACGAGCTGCAGAAGCACATGGCCTCCCAGCACCACCCAGGCCCGCCGGCCCCACTCTACCCCTGCCGCTACTGCAGCTACCAGAGCCGCCACAAGCAGGCGCTGCTGAGCCATGAGAATTGCAAGCACACCCGTCTGCGCGAGTTCCGCTGCCCACTCTGTGACTACCGTACCTTCAGCAACACCACCCTCTTCTTCCACAAGCGCAAGGTCCACGGCTACGTGCCTGGCGACCAGGTATGGCAGCTCCGCTATGCTGGCCAGGAACCCgacggggctgggctgggcccaaTGCCCCCACTGGACTCCGAGCCCCCCAGCCAGCCGCCTGCCTCACCTGAGGGGCCAGACCGGGACGCTGCGCTGGCAGTGGAGCCCCACTCAGACCCGGCCCCGCCAGAGACCAGCGAGGAGGAGAGCACCGGGAGACAGGATGGCAGCGGGGTTCCACAGGGGGACGACCTGGCTGGCAGCCCCAGTCTGGCGGAGGTCGATGAGGGAGGGTGCACGCTGCACCTAGAGGCCTTGGGTGTAGAGCTGGAGCCCGTGGCTGAGCCACCCCTGGAGGAGATCACCGAAACTACCCCGGTGGCCTTTAGGCCCCTGGATCCTGCAGGGCCCCTGAGACTCGAAGGGTCAGATGGAACTTTGACTGAGCTATCTGCCTTTGAAGCTGCTGGGACTTCGGATTTGGGTGCTGAAGAAGAGCCTGTTCCGGAAAAGCCAGTCCCAGAGGCCCCCCAAAACCTCCCTTCCTCAGAGGAGCCCCCTGACAGCTGGGCGGGAGCCTTGAAGGCCACTCTGCCCGCTGAGAGCACTCCACTCCCCCAGTTCCCTGAGTCGGAGTCCCTGCTCAAGGCCCTGCGGAGGCAGGACAAAGAGCAGGCCGAGGCTCTGGTCCTGGAGGGGCGGGTTCAGATGGTAGTCATCCAGGGAGAGGGGCGCGCCTTCCGCTGCCCACACTGCCCGTTCATTACCCGCCGGGAGAAGGCTCTGAGTGTGCACTGCAGGACCGGGTGCCAGGGCCGCCGAGGGCCCCTGCTGTGCCCCGAGTGTGGAGCCAGCTTCAAGCAACAGCGTGGCCTCAGCACCCACCTGCTGAAGAAGTGTCCCGCTCTGCTCAGGAAGAACAAGTCTTTGCCTGGactgggctccccactgcccccaggtACCCAGGTCTCCGAGGACACAGAAGGTGCGAAGTCCCCCCCTGCCCCGCTAGAAGGAGAGCCAGCGCTCCCCAAAGAGGCTGCTGCTGCACTTCCCGGGGAGCCAGAAGAAGTAGAGGAGCCCCCTGGCCCGCGCTCCATGTCCGGGGACGCCTTACCCGCAGAGACCCCTGAGAAGTTCCACTTCGAGCAGGGCAAGTTTCACTGCCACTCATGCCCCTTCCTGTGCTCCCGGCTCTCCTCCATCACCTCTCATGTGGCTGAAGGCTGCCGGGGGGGCCGCGGCGGGGGAGGAAAGCGAGGGGCCTCTCTTCTGAGCCGTGGGGACTCCGTCTCCCCCAGCAGTGGGAGTGCAGAGGGCAGCCCCAGGACTGGGGACACGGCACTGGCTCCAAAGCAGAAGGGGGCCCGCTTCTCCTGCCCGACGTGCCCCTTCAGCTGCCGCCAGGAGCGGGCCCTGAGGACGCACCAGAGCCGGGGCTGCCCCCTCGGAGAGTCTGGAGAGCTGCACTGCAGCCTCTGCTCCTTTACCACCGCCGCTGCTGCCACACTCAGGCTCCACCAGAAGCGGAGGCaccccaccaccgcccccccgGCCCGCGGGCCCCGGCCCCCACTCCAGTGCGGGGACTGTGGCTTCACCTGCAAGCAGAGCCGCTGCCTACAGCAGCACCGGCGGCTCAAGCACGAGGGAGTGAAGCCCCACCAGTGCCCCTTCTGTGACTTCTCCACCACTAGGCGGTACCGGCTGGAGGCCCACCAGTCCCGCCACACGGGGGTTGGCCGCATCCCCTGCAGCTCCTGCCCACAGACATTCGGTACCAACTCGAAACTGCGCCTGCACCGGCTGCGGGTCCACGATAAGACGCCCACCCACTTCTGCCCGCTGTGCGACTATAGCGGCTACCTGCGACATGACATCACGCGACACGTCAATAGCTGCCACCAGGGCACCCCCGCCTTTGCCTGCCCCCAGTGCGAGGCGCAGTTCAGCTCAGAGACAGCGCTAAAGCAGCATGCACTGCGCCGGCACCCTgagccaccccccaccactcCAGGCTCCCCTGCCACCGAGGGCCCCCTGCGCTGCTCCCGCTGTGGGCTGCTTTGCGCCAGCCCGGCCAGCCTGCGGGGCCACACCCGCAAGCAGCACCCACGACTGGAGTGTGGGGCCTGCCAGGAGGCCTTCCCCAGCCGGCCAGCCCTGGACGAGCACCGGCGGCAGCAGCACTTCAGCCACCGCTGCCAGCTCTGTGACTTCGCAGCCCGGGAGCGCGCTGGCCTGGTTAGGCACTACCTGGAGCagcatgaggaggaggaggaggaggcggtggTGGCAGGTGCAGAGACCCCGGAGGGCGGCGCAGGGGCCGGCCAGCCCCCCCTGCGCTGCCCCTTCTGTGACTTCGCGTGCCGCCACCAGCTGGTGCTGGACCACCACGTGAAGGGGCACGGCGGCACCCGGCTGTACAAGTGCACCGACTGTGCTTACAGCACCAAGAACCGCCAGAAGATCACCTGGCACAGCCGCatccacactggagagaagccctaCCGCTGCCACCTCTGTCCCTATGCCTGTGCCGACCCCTCCCGCCTCAAG tACCACATGCGGATCCATAGGGAGGAACGGAAGTATCTGTGCCCCGACTGTGGCTACAAGTGCAAGTGGGTCAACCAGCTCAAGTACCACATGACCAAGCACACAG GCTTGAAGCCATACCAGTGCCCCGAGTGCGAGTATTGCACCAACCGGGCCGACGCACTGCGCGTGCACCAGGAGACTCGGCATCGGGAGGCACGGGCCTTCATGTGCGAGCAGTGCGGCAAGGCCTTCAAGACGCGCTTCCTGCTGCGCACCCACCTCCGCAAGCACAGTGAAGCCAAGCCCTACGTGTGCAACGTGTGCCACCGTGCTTTCCGCTGGGCCGCCGGCCTGCGCCATCACGCCCTCACCCACACCGACCGGCACCCCTTCTTCTGCCGCCTCTGCAGCTACAAGGCCAAGCAGAAGTTCCAGGTGGTGAAGCACGTGCGCCGGCACCACCCAGACCAGGCCGACCCGAACCAAGGAGTGGGGAAAGACCCCACCACCCCCACGGTGCACCTGCATGATGTACAGCTGGAGGaccccagccctcctgctcctgctgctcccccaacaGGACCCGAGGGCTGa